The following are encoded together in the Deltaproteobacteria bacterium genome:
- a CDS encoding phytanoyl-CoA dioxygenase family protein yields MTLQPDHRPALKTPLGATGLPRYGYAVLEHFIEPAELPAFRTDIVHALAMPQRPSCERPNNTLVPMRWNDNVVARVLGSEIRRNRIREVTDSTDLRWISGYLSLKEPRSPSLWWHQDWWCWDHPASFDRRPPQVALLCYVSATDDRSAALRVLPGSHRVSTSLHALLPEAHSHEAGDLSPTHPAMSDHPEQVTLQLRAGDAVVLDYRVLHGTHANRTDERRDCLLLTFAPSWSALPPEIKAHLIRHPALPQGEDATKLSWASELLPTYAGLRRDLPLNRAAPRVFSISDDR; encoded by the coding sequence ATGACCCTTCAACCCGACCATCGGCCCGCGCTCAAGACACCCTTGGGCGCGACCGGGCTGCCACGTTACGGGTATGCAGTGCTCGAGCATTTCATCGAGCCGGCCGAGCTCCCTGCGTTCCGGACCGACATCGTTCACGCGCTCGCGATGCCGCAGAGACCATCGTGCGAACGTCCCAACAACACCCTCGTTCCGATGCGGTGGAACGACAACGTCGTCGCGCGGGTCCTCGGTTCGGAGATCCGGCGCAATCGGATTCGAGAAGTGACCGACTCGACGGATCTGCGTTGGATCTCCGGCTACCTGAGCCTCAAAGAGCCCCGCTCCCCATCCCTGTGGTGGCATCAAGACTGGTGGTGTTGGGATCATCCCGCGAGCTTCGATCGTCGACCACCGCAGGTCGCGCTTCTCTGCTACGTCTCCGCGACCGACGACCGCAGTGCTGCGCTGCGCGTGCTACCCGGATCACATCGGGTAAGCACTTCGCTTCACGCCCTTCTTCCCGAAGCCCACAGCCATGAGGCCGGCGATCTTTCACCGACACACCCCGCGATGAGCGATCACCCAGAGCAAGTGACTCTTCAGCTCCGTGCTGGAGATGCCGTCGTCCTCGACTACAGGGTGCTTCACGGCACCCACGCAAACAGAACGGACGAGCGGCGGGACTGCCTGCTGCTGACGTTTGCCCCGTCGTGGAGCGCGCTGCCTCCCGAGATCAAAGCGCATCTGATTCGGCATCCTGCTTTGCCGCAAGGGGAAGACGCGACGAAATTGTCGTGGGCGAGCGAACTTCTACCCACCTACGCGGGGTTGCGACGGGATCTGCCGCTGAATCGGGCGGCGCCACGAGTGTTCTCCATCAGCGACGACCGATGA
- a CDS encoding helix-turn-helix transcriptional regulator has protein sequence MDAAARAFGRLGVEGTRMDDVAAEAGVAKGLLYRHFPSKDALLEALMERKGAEFSARLQQRLTKVDAAHGTPGQLVTEGLRLWIEQVAGDIASFNWIETGAAGACTPFRDEVRRFVAERILSVAPNIDHATASLVASALQAVAESVTTAWRQQSQPISHEELLSLLVTFCVGGLNGVAQSLGIAIRLDPTASHRGRPLRA, from the coding sequence ATGGATGCCGCGGCGCGCGCCTTCGGACGGCTCGGCGTCGAGGGCACGAGGATGGATGACGTCGCCGCCGAGGCCGGCGTCGCCAAGGGCCTGCTCTATCGGCATTTCCCCTCGAAGGACGCCTTGTTGGAGGCACTGATGGAGCGAAAGGGCGCCGAGTTCAGTGCCCGTCTGCAGCAGCGCCTAACCAAGGTCGACGCGGCTCACGGCACTCCGGGACAGCTCGTGACCGAGGGCCTCCGCCTGTGGATAGAGCAGGTGGCGGGCGACATCGCGAGCTTCAACTGGATCGAGACCGGCGCGGCCGGCGCGTGCACGCCGTTCCGGGATGAGGTGCGTCGGTTCGTGGCCGAGCGCATTCTCAGCGTGGCGCCAAACATCGACCATGCGACGGCGTCGCTCGTCGCCAGCGCGTTGCAGGCGGTCGCCGAGTCCGTCACGACCGCGTGGAGGCAGCAGTCTCAACCGATCTCCCATGAGGAACTCCTGTCGCTCCTCGTCACGTTCTGCGTCGGGGGGCTCAACGGCGTGGCGCAGAGCCTCGGCATCGCGATCAGGCTCGATCCCACGGCTTCGCACCGGGGCCGGCCTCTACGAGCATGA
- a CDS encoding SDR family oxidoreductase — MRGTAQRGPGSSRWTRALITGASSGIGEAIARRLAADHVELVLVARRRERLREVGQELERVSGRPVEVVAADLTEDADVLRVEARLSSSERPVDLLVNNAGGGQLSLFPGGTPEEEARSIRLNATAIVRLTAAVLPGMRERHCGTILNVSSGSGLQPSGYAAVYGASKAFVNSFSEAIREENRNYGVSVTVVCPGFTRTGLPARTGFDVAKVPRFLWMTADDVATHALAAAARGRVLSVPGFPNKIGAAFAKYAPRRLVASFVARATRGMLNEDRDREVSAPEARGSRNHGTTSAGGRVPSRVSASESEP, encoded by the coding sequence ATGCGAGGAACTGCACAGAGAGGTCCCGGGTCGAGCCGGTGGACTCGGGCGCTCATCACCGGCGCCTCGAGCGGCATCGGTGAGGCGATCGCGCGGCGACTGGCTGCCGACCACGTCGAGCTCGTTCTCGTCGCGCGCCGACGCGAGCGTCTCCGTGAGGTCGGCCAAGAGCTTGAGCGCGTGTCCGGACGACCCGTCGAGGTGGTTGCCGCAGACCTCACCGAAGACGCCGACGTGCTGCGGGTGGAAGCGCGTCTTTCCTCGAGCGAGCGACCTGTCGACCTTCTCGTCAACAACGCCGGTGGGGGGCAGCTCTCTCTCTTCCCCGGCGGGACCCCGGAAGAAGAGGCGCGATCGATCCGGCTGAACGCCACGGCGATCGTACGCCTCACTGCCGCGGTCCTGCCGGGCATGCGGGAGCGACACTGCGGAACGATCCTCAACGTATCATCTGGTTCGGGTCTGCAGCCTTCCGGCTACGCCGCCGTCTACGGAGCCAGCAAGGCGTTCGTCAACAGCTTCAGCGAGGCGATCCGCGAGGAGAATCGGAACTACGGCGTCTCGGTGACCGTCGTCTGTCCGGGCTTCACGAGGACCGGACTGCCCGCACGCACGGGTTTCGACGTGGCGAAAGTGCCGCGTTTCCTCTGGATGACCGCTGACGACGTCGCGACGCATGCGCTCGCGGCCGCGGCTCGAGGCCGCGTCCTATCGGTTCCCGGCTTCCCGAACAAGATCGGTGCGGCATTCGCGAAATATGCGCCCCGTCGGCTCGTTGCGTCCTTCGTGGCGCGGGCTACACGCGGCATGTTGAACGAGGATCGCGATCGAGAAGTCAGCGCTCCCGAGGCTCGCGGGAGCCGGAATCACGGCACGACGTCCGCAGGCGGCCGCGTTCCTTCGCGCGTCTCCGCTTCGGAAAGCGAGCCGTGA
- a CDS encoding ATP-binding protein yields MLARVRSGALRGIDALVVDVEVDISTGLPHTTTVGLPDGAVREATDRIRAALRNAGFEYPARRLTVNLAPAGVRKEGPHYDLPIALGILAADAKPPLPDLAPWCVLGELGLDGRVHGVRGALPIAAAARRAGLAAMLVPAANAAEAALAGGPPVFGVETLAEAVAHLRGECRGPTTVDAAALLAAAPLTAGDLADVRGQPHAKRALEVAAAGGHNVLLIGPPGSGKTMLARRLPSILPPLGLDEAIEVTMIHSVAGLLDGRPLVAARPVRAPHCSISDAALLGGGNPIRPGEVTLAHRGVLFMDELPEFRRNALEPLRQPLEERRITVARGTGAVAFPAAFQLVAAMNPCVCGWLGDASDQCRCTPPLIDRYRARVSGPLLDRIDLHVEVPRVAVASLAEDSPGGEPSATIRARVVAARARQQTRLARLGAAVNAHVPGREVRRLCRIDARGRRLLEAASDRLGLSARAYTRILRVARTIADLAGEDEITISHLAEAIQYRSLDRRPRS; encoded by the coding sequence ATGCTCGCCCGCGTCCGCTCCGGCGCGCTCCGCGGCATCGATGCGCTCGTCGTCGACGTCGAGGTCGACATCTCCACGGGTCTGCCGCACACGACCACCGTCGGCCTGCCCGACGGCGCCGTGCGCGAGGCGACGGACCGCATCCGCGCGGCGCTGCGCAACGCGGGCTTCGAGTACCCCGCGCGGCGCCTGACCGTGAACCTCGCGCCCGCCGGCGTGCGCAAGGAGGGTCCGCACTACGACCTGCCGATTGCGCTCGGCATCCTCGCTGCGGACGCGAAGCCGCCGCTTCCCGATCTCGCGCCCTGGTGCGTCCTCGGCGAGCTCGGGCTCGACGGCCGGGTGCACGGCGTGCGCGGCGCGCTGCCGATCGCGGCCGCGGCCCGGCGGGCGGGTCTGGCAGCGATGCTCGTCCCCGCCGCCAATGCGGCGGAGGCGGCGCTCGCCGGTGGCCCGCCCGTCTTCGGCGTCGAGACGCTCGCCGAGGCGGTCGCTCACCTGCGTGGCGAGTGCCGAGGGCCGACGACGGTCGATGCGGCGGCGCTCCTCGCGGCTGCTCCACTCACCGCGGGCGATCTCGCCGACGTCCGCGGTCAGCCCCACGCCAAGCGCGCCCTCGAGGTGGCCGCCGCCGGTGGCCACAACGTGCTGCTCATCGGTCCCCCGGGCTCCGGCAAGACGATGCTCGCCCGGCGTCTGCCGTCGATCCTGCCCCCCCTCGGCCTCGACGAAGCAATCGAGGTGACGATGATCCACAGCGTCGCCGGCCTGCTCGACGGGCGCCCGCTCGTGGCTGCTCGGCCCGTGCGCGCGCCGCACTGCTCGATCTCGGATGCCGCGCTGCTGGGCGGTGGGAACCCGATCCGGCCGGGCGAGGTGACGCTCGCCCACCGTGGGGTGCTCTTCATGGACGAGCTGCCGGAGTTCCGGCGCAACGCCCTCGAGCCGCTGCGCCAGCCGCTCGAGGAGCGCCGCATCACCGTCGCGCGCGGCACCGGCGCGGTCGCGTTCCCGGCCGCGTTTCAGCTCGTCGCTGCCATGAACCCCTGCGTGTGCGGGTGGCTGGGGGACGCGTCGGACCAGTGTCGCTGCACGCCGCCGCTCATCGACCGGTACCGGGCGCGCGTCTCGGGACCGCTGCTCGATCGCATCGACCTGCACGTCGAGGTGCCTCGCGTCGCCGTGGCGTCCCTCGCCGAGGACAGCCCTGGCGGCGAACCTTCCGCCACGATTCGCGCCCGCGTGGTCGCCGCGCGCGCCCGCCAGCAAACGCGGCTCGCGCGGCTCGGCGCGGCCGTCAATGCGCACGTGCCGGGACGCGAGGTCCGTCGCCTCTGCCGGATCGATGCCCGCGGCCGCCGGCTCCTCGAGGCAGCGAGCGACCGCCTAGGGCTGTCCGCCCGCGCCTATACGCGCATCCTCCGCGTGGCGCGCACGATCGCGGACCTGGCGGGCGAGGACGAGATCACCATCTCGCACCTCGCCGAGGCGATCCAATACCGGAGCCTCGATCGGCGTCCCAGATCGTAG
- a CDS encoding RHS repeat-associated core domain-containing protein, translating to MSFQYDADGLLTQAGSLTLTRDPQTGLATGSTLGQVADTLGYNELAEVTTYSASTGGTPVLSVSYTRDAIGRITEKVETVLGQTDTYTYGYDPGGYLTSVMRDGLPSVTYGYDANGNRLTRVTGVATETGIYDDQDRILAYDDAVYSYTANGELLTKTNSGQTTTYSYDQLGELRDVTLPNGTAIEYLIDGENRRIGKKVNGAVVQGFLYEDRLRLLAELDGSGAIVARFVYGSRPNVPDYLIKGGSTYRILADQLGSPRLVVDTGTSLVAQRLDYDEFGRVTLNTNPGFQPFGFAGGLYDTDTKLLRLGARDYDAQTGRWTAKDPIKFRAHDPNLYRYVLDDPVNRADPSGLLVICTRLELAPTTFFCFSLDGGLPFTDFGFYDINNPPCSFNCFFRDPDFEAGRLRGRNRDLPDPAAASRGCL from the coding sequence GTGAGCTTCCAGTACGATGCAGACGGACTGTTGACCCAGGCCGGGTCGCTCACGCTCACGCGCGACCCGCAGACGGGGTTGGCGACAGGCAGCACGCTCGGCCAGGTGGCCGATACGCTTGGTTACAACGAGTTGGCCGAGGTGACGACCTATTCCGCAAGTACGGGTGGAACGCCCGTGCTCAGTGTCTCCTACACCCGTGACGCCATCGGGCGGATCACCGAGAAGGTCGAGACCGTCTTGGGTCAAACTGATACCTACACCTACGGCTACGACCCAGGTGGTTACCTCACGAGTGTCATGCGCGACGGCTTGCCGAGCGTGACCTACGGCTACGACGCTAACGGAAATCGGTTGACGCGCGTCACTGGAGTCGCGACGGAGACGGGTATCTACGACGATCAAGACCGGATTCTCGCCTATGACGACGCCGTGTACAGCTACACGGCGAACGGGGAACTCCTCACGAAGACGAACAGCGGTCAGACGACCACGTACAGCTATGACCAGCTGGGCGAGCTGCGCGACGTAACTCTCCCCAACGGCACGGCGATCGAATACCTGATCGACGGGGAGAATCGCCGCATCGGGAAGAAGGTCAATGGTGCTGTGGTGCAGGGCTTCCTCTACGAGGATCGGCTGAGGCTGCTTGCAGAGTTGGACGGGAGTGGCGCGATCGTAGCGCGCTTTGTCTATGGCAGCCGTCCCAACGTGCCAGACTATCTAATCAAGGGAGGCAGCACGTACCGGATACTCGCGGACCAGCTCGGCAGCCCTCGGCTTGTCGTCGATACTGGGACTAGCTTGGTGGCGCAGCGCCTCGACTACGACGAATTCGGCCGCGTGACGCTGAACACGAATCCAGGGTTCCAGCCATTTGGGTTTGCGGGAGGGCTCTATGACACGGACACTAAACTCCTGCGGCTTGGTGCCCGTGATTATGATGCGCAGACTGGCCGCTGGACTGCGAAGGATCCGATTAAATTCCGAGCTCACGATCCAAACTTATATCGGTATGTGCTCGACGATCCGGTAAACCGTGCAGATCCAAGCGGCCTTCTCGTGATATGCACGCGGTTGGAGTTGGCTCCCACAACGTTTTTCTGCTTTAGCCTGGATGGAGGTTTACCGTTCACTGACTTCGGATTTTACGATATCAACAACCCGCCATGCTCATTCAACTGCTTCTTCAGGGATCCCGACTTCGAGGCAGGTCGTCTGCGAGGACGCAATCGAGATCTGCCGGATCCCGCGGCTGCATCACGGGGATGCTTGTGA
- a CDS encoding ATP-binding protein, whose translation MLARVRSGALRGIDALVVDVEVDVSTGLPHTTTVGLPDGAVREATDRIRAALRNAGFEYPTRRVTVNLAPAGVRKEGPHYDLSIALGILAAEAKPPLPDLGPWCVLGELGLDGRVHDVRGALPIAAAARRAGLAAMLVPAANAAEAALAGGPPVFGVETLAEAVTHLRGNSREPVTVDAAALLAVAPLAAGDLADVRGQPHAKRALEVAAAGGHNVLLFGSIVNYSASSSKPR comes from the coding sequence ATGCTCGCCCGCGTCCGCTCCGGCGCTCTCCGCGGCATCGATGCGCTCGTCGTCGACGTCGAGGTGGACGTCTCGACGGGTCTGCCGCACACGACGACCGTCGGCCTGCCCGACGGCGCGGTGCGGGAGGCAACGGACCGCATCCGTGCGGCGTTGCGCAACGCGGGCTTCGAGTACCCCACGCGGCGCGTCACCGTGAACCTCGCGCCCGCAGGGGTACGCAAGGAGGGCCCCCACTACGACCTCTCGATCGCGCTCGGCATTCTTGCCGCCGAAGCAAAGCCGCCGCTTCCCGATCTCGGCCCCTGGTGCGTCCTCGGCGAGCTCGGCCTCGATGGCCGCGTGCATGACGTCCGGGGCGCGCTGCCGATCGCGGCGGCGGCCCGGCGCGCGGGCCTCGCCGCGATGCTCGTGCCCGCTGCCAACGCGGCCGAGGCGGCACTCGCGGGCGGTCCGCCCGTCTTCGGCGTCGAGACACTCGCCGAGGCGGTGACCCATCTGCGTGGCAACAGCAGGGAGCCTGTGACGGTCGATGCGGCGGCCCTCCTCGCTGTTGCTCCACTCGCCGCGGGCGATCTCGCCGACGTGCGGGGCCAGCCGCACGCCAAGCGCGCGCTCGAGGTGGCCGCCGCCGGTGGCCACAACGTCCTCCTGTTCGGATCGATAGTGAACTACTCCGCTTCGTCCTCGAAGCCCCGTTGA
- a CDS encoding alpha/beta hydrolase yields MPAFLVHGVADTHRLWDKLRSRLSRRDVLAPSLPGFGAATPPGFQPTKEAYVDWLIDEIERAGEPVDLVGHDWGSLLVQRVVSLRPDLIRTWACGDGPIDREYVWHDLARQWQTPGVGEAIMAAMSGDALADGLVAGGVPAEDARAVASHVDARMKECILGLYRSAVRVGHEWEDDVARVTRPALILWSRDDPYVAPRFAERLAARVRGELVLLEGCGHWWPLERPAEAAAALERFWRAHP; encoded by the coding sequence ATGCCCGCCTTCCTCGTCCACGGCGTCGCGGACACGCACCGCCTCTGGGACAAGCTGCGGTCGCGTCTGTCGCGCCGCGACGTGCTGGCGCCGAGCCTCCCCGGCTTCGGCGCCGCCACGCCTCCGGGCTTCCAGCCGACGAAAGAAGCCTACGTCGACTGGCTGATCGATGAGATCGAGCGCGCGGGCGAGCCCGTCGATCTCGTCGGCCACGACTGGGGCTCTCTCCTCGTGCAGCGCGTGGTGTCGTTGCGGCCCGACCTGATCCGCACCTGGGCCTGCGGCGACGGCCCCATCGACCGCGAGTACGTGTGGCACGACCTTGCGCGGCAGTGGCAGACGCCGGGCGTGGGCGAGGCGATCATGGCGGCGATGAGCGGGGACGCCCTGGCCGACGGCCTCGTCGCTGGTGGCGTGCCGGCAGAGGACGCGCGTGCCGTGGCCTCGCACGTCGACGCGCGGATGAAGGAGTGCATTCTCGGCCTCTATCGCTCCGCCGTGCGCGTCGGCCACGAGTGGGAGGACGATGTCGCGCGTGTCACCCGACCGGCGCTGATCCTGTGGAGCCGGGACGATCCCTACGTCGCGCCGCGCTTCGCCGAGCGGCTCGCGGCGCGCGTCCGGGGCGAGCTCGTCCTTCTCGAGGGCTGCGGCCACTGGTGGCCGCTCGAGCGCCCCGCCGAGGCGGCGGCGGCCCTCGAGCGCTTCTGGCGCGCGCACCCGTAG
- a CDS encoding RtcB family protein: MAAPAGIRRVDEAVWELPPTFRPGMRVPVRLFATEGLLGEMDEQVFGQAANVATLPGIVGYSFAMPDAHWGYGFPIGGVAAMDVETGVISPGGIGFDINCGMRLALTDLTEEEVRPRIRELVDALFERVPAGVGTKGFVKLGESDFADVLEQGAGWCRGHGFATEEDLDRTEERGCLAGADAAKVSARALERGRNQLGTLGSGNHYLEIQVARPEGIADPALAASFGITRPNQVVVMFHCGSRGFGHQVATDYLEVFLHAMKTQYRLEIIDRELACAPFRSREGQNYFAAMKCAINVSFANRQVILHRVREVFESVFHRSPADLGMDMVYDVAHNTAKLETHRVDGERRELLVHRKGATRAFAPGMPDLPPAYAETGQPVIIGGSMETGSYLLAGVLSGAASFYSTAHGSGRTMSRTKARKQFPGRDLERRLLAHGIYVRSASYAGLAEEAGPAYKDIDAVVEATDRAGLSRRVVRFTPIGNVKG; encoded by the coding sequence ATGGCTGCGCCAGCAGGCATCCGACGCGTCGACGAAGCCGTGTGGGAGCTGCCGCCGACCTTCCGCCCCGGCATGCGGGTGCCGGTGCGGCTGTTCGCCACCGAGGGCCTGCTCGGCGAGATGGACGAGCAGGTGTTCGGGCAGGCGGCCAACGTCGCGACCCTGCCCGGCATCGTGGGCTACAGCTTCGCGATGCCGGACGCGCACTGGGGCTACGGCTTCCCGATCGGCGGGGTGGCGGCGATGGACGTGGAGACGGGCGTCATCTCGCCCGGCGGGATCGGCTTCGACATCAACTGCGGCATGCGGCTCGCGCTGACCGATCTGACCGAGGAGGAGGTGCGTCCGCGCATCCGCGAGCTGGTCGACGCGCTGTTCGAGCGCGTGCCCGCCGGCGTCGGTACCAAGGGCTTCGTCAAGCTCGGCGAGTCGGACTTCGCCGACGTGCTCGAGCAGGGCGCCGGCTGGTGCCGCGGCCACGGCTTCGCCACCGAGGAGGACCTCGACCGGACCGAGGAGCGCGGCTGCCTGGCGGGCGCCGACGCCGCGAAGGTGAGCGCGCGTGCCCTCGAGCGCGGGCGGAATCAGCTCGGCACGCTCGGCTCGGGGAACCACTACCTCGAGATCCAGGTCGCGCGCCCCGAGGGCATCGCCGACCCGGCGCTGGCCGCTAGCTTCGGCATCACGCGCCCGAACCAGGTGGTCGTCATGTTCCACTGCGGCAGCCGCGGCTTCGGCCACCAGGTGGCGACCGACTACCTGGAGGTCTTCCTGCACGCCATGAAGACGCAGTACCGTCTCGAGATCATCGACCGCGAGCTGGCCTGCGCGCCGTTCCGGTCGCGCGAGGGGCAGAACTACTTCGCCGCCATGAAGTGCGCCATCAACGTGTCGTTCGCGAACCGCCAGGTGATCCTCCACCGGGTGCGCGAGGTGTTCGAGTCCGTCTTCCACCGGAGCCCCGCCGACCTCGGCATGGACATGGTCTACGACGTCGCGCACAACACCGCGAAGCTCGAGACACATCGGGTGGACGGCGAGCGCCGCGAGCTCCTCGTGCACCGCAAAGGCGCCACGCGCGCCTTCGCCCCGGGCATGCCGGACCTGCCGCCCGCCTACGCCGAGACCGGCCAGCCGGTGATCATCGGCGGGAGCATGGAGACCGGCTCCTACCTCCTCGCCGGCGTGCTCAGCGGCGCCGCCTCGTTCTACAGCACCGCGCACGGGAGCGGCCGGACGATGAGCCGGACCAAGGCGCGCAAGCAGTTTCCCGGCCGCGACCTCGAGCGGCGGCTCCTCGCGCACGGCATCTACGTGCGCTCGGCGTCGTATGCCGGGCTCGCCGAGGAGGCCGGGCCCGCCTACAAGGACATCGACGCGGTCGTGGAAGCGACGGACCGGGCCGGCCTCAGCCGCCGCGTCGTCCGCTTCACACCCATCGGCAACGTGAAGGGCTGA
- a CDS encoding archease translates to MPYEFLDDGVTSDVTFHAWGRSLEELFAAAADVTLNVMVRSLDSVRPLEMRSVSVEADALDLLLMRFLNELVYRKDVEELLLRATEVDVDPGRNRVQAVLTGERIDPKRHDLVADVKAVTLHDLRVERTETGWDAHVTLDV, encoded by the coding sequence GTGCCCTACGAGTTCCTCGACGACGGCGTCACGAGCGACGTCACGTTCCATGCCTGGGGCCGCAGCCTCGAGGAGCTCTTCGCCGCCGCCGCCGATGTGACGCTCAACGTCATGGTCCGTTCGCTCGACTCGGTGCGGCCGCTGGAGATGCGGAGCGTGTCGGTCGAGGCGGACGCGCTCGACCTGCTCCTCATGCGCTTCCTCAACGAGCTCGTCTACCGCAAGGACGTGGAGGAGCTCCTGCTGCGGGCGACGGAGGTGGACGTCGACCCCGGGCGGAATCGCGTGCAGGCCGTGCTCACCGGCGAGCGGATCGACCCGAAACGGCATGACCTAGTGGCGGACGTGAAGGCCGTCACCCTGCACGACCTGCGCGTCGAGCGCACCGAGACGGGCTGGGACGCGCACGTGACGCTCGACGTCTAG